TCCTGAAGCAGAGGAAGACCTTGAAAGGTTCTTTAAAGAGGCTGAAGAGGACATACTGAGAAGGGGGGTTCCAGGGGGCCAAGAGGAAGAGGCGAGCCATGTGAAATCATGGAAACTTGAAGGGGACCGGATAATCATCGAGATGGAATCAGGGCGGCGTGTCCGTGCACATGAAGGTCTCCTGAGGCTTAAAAAACCCCTTGGGCAGCTCCTTGGACCCGGATACAGGGCGGGGGTCCGGGGTATGAGTGTGGAGGATTACACCCTTGAGATGGATGCGCCAGGGGTCTCTGAAATACCGGGACTCGGGGAGCTCCCCTTCGTGGAGGAGGCCGTGGTGGCTGATGGTAAGATCAGGGTTAAGTTCAGCCCCCTCGGGGAGTCCGAGCTGCGAAGGCACGTGGTTGACAGGGTCGTGAAGCACGCCCTAAACCTTGTTGAATCATCCGCAGGTGAGGCTGAAGGGACTGAAACCAAGGACCTGACGGTTAAGGTGACAAAGGCAACACCCGGTGAGGTGGTTGCAAGGAGCAGGGAGATGGAGTTCCTCTTCCATGGTGAACCAACAGAGGAGGCCGTCCGCCTTGGATGGGTTAAGAAGTTTCCCGGGCGGGGCCAGTGGTTCTACGGCCCCCAGATAACCGCCCTCCACAGGGTCCTTGAGGACATCCTCATCGAAGGGATTGTGAAGCCCCTGGGATTCGTTGAGTGCCTCTTCCCCAAGCTCATACCCCTTGACGTGATGAACAGGATGAGGTACCTTGAGGGCCTCCCTGAGGGGATGTACTACTGCTGCGCACCCCGCAGGGACCCCGAGACCTTTGAAAGGTTCAAGAATGAGCTTGTGATAAACCGTGAGGTTCCGATGGAGCTCCTGAAGAAGGGTATAAAGGACCCCGGCTATGTTATTGCCCCTGCCCAGTGCGAGCCCTTCTACCAGTTCCTCTCACATGAGGTTGTGAGTGCAGAGGACCTCCCCATAAAGTTCTTTGACAGGAGCGGCTGGACCTACCGCTGGGAGGCGGGGGGTGCCAAGGGACTTGACAGGGTCCATGAGTTCCAGAGGATCGAGCTGGTGTGGCTGGGCACACCTGGGCAGACCGAGGAGATCCGTGACAGGACCGTGGAG
The sequence above is drawn from the Methanothermobacter wolfeii genome and encodes:
- the serS gene encoding serine--tRNA ligase; this translates as MKFRLKGMIKLSREVPEAEEDLERFFKEAEEDILRRGVPGGQEEEASHVKSWKLEGDRIIIEMESGRRVRAHEGLLRLKKPLGQLLGPGYRAGVRGMSVEDYTLEMDAPGVSEIPGLGELPFVEEAVVADGKIRVKFSPLGESELRRHVVDRVVKHALNLVESSAGEAEGTETKDLTVKVTKATPGEVVARSREMEFLFHGEPTEEAVRLGWVKKFPGRGQWFYGPQITALHRVLEDILIEGIVKPLGFVECLFPKLIPLDVMNRMRYLEGLPEGMYYCCAPRRDPETFERFKNELVINREVPMELLKKGIKDPGYVIAPAQCEPFYQFLSHEVVSAEDLPIKFFDRSGWTYRWEAGGAKGLDRVHEFQRIELVWLGTPGQTEEIRDRTVELSHELADELELEWYTEVGDDPFYLEGRRVEERGIEFPDVPKYEMRLSLPGRDKGVAVVSANVHGTHFIEGFSIREARNRKIWTGCTGIGLSRWIYGFLAQKGFDTERWPEAVRKRMERVEVPRILTWPRVE